The Phragmites australis chromosome 1, lpPhrAust1.1, whole genome shotgun sequence genomic interval CCGGCGATCGCAGTCCAAGAAATCAACTCACTCACTGTCACTCCACAGTCACTCACCTCCTCCCGCGCACCGTGCACAGCTAACAATGCAGGCCCAGGGCATCGTCGTCCGCGCCCGCGGCCCGGTGGCGATGGCGCCAACCCCCGCGCGCCGCCGGCAGTGCCGCGTGTCCGCAGCCGTTGCGGCGCCGGCCGTGCGGGCCCGCGTGACGCACTCGATGCCGCCGGAGAAGGTGGAGGTGTTCCGATCCCTGGAGGGCTGGGCGGCGCGgtcgctgctgccgctgctcaaGCCCGTGGAGGAGTGCTGGCAGCCGACGGACTTCCTGCCGGACTCCTCTTCCGAGATGTTCCAGCACGATGTCCGCGAGCTGCGCGCGCGCGCCGCGGGGCTGCCCGACGAGTACTTCGTCGTGCTGGTCGGGGACATGGTCACGGAGGAGGCGCTGCCCACGTACCAGACCATGATCAACACGCTCGACGGCGTCCGCGACGAGACCGGGGCCAGCGCGTGCCCCTGGGCGGTCTGGACGCGCGCGTGGACTGCCGAGGAGAACCGCCACGGCGACATCCTTGGCAAGTACATGTACCTCTCCGGCCGCGTCGACATGCGCATGGTCGAGAAGACCGTCCAGTACCTCATCGGCTCGGGCATGGTACGGATCGCCATCATCTTGGGTCTTGCAATGCTCTATTGCATTCTTTGAAGCCTCACGTGCTGATCGCTGAGGCTGGGCTTTGAATTGCAGGACCCGAGGACGGAGAACAACCCGTACCTGGGCTTCGTGTACACGAGCTTCCAGGAGCGCGCGACGGCCGTCTCGCACGGCAACACCGCGCGGCTCGCCAAGGCGCACGGCGACGAAGTCCTGGCGCGCACCTGTGGCACCATCGCCGCCGACGAGAAGCGGCATGAGACGGCGTACGGGAGAATCGTGGAGCAGCTGCTGCAGCTTGACCCGGAGGGCGCCATGCTCGCCATCGCGGACATGATGCGCAAGCGGATCACAATGCCCGCGCACCTCATGCACGACGGCCGCGACACGAACCTGTTTGAACACTTCGCCGCCGTCGCGCAGCGTATCGGCGTGTATACTGCCCGGGACTATGCGGACATCGTCGAGTTCCTTGTCAAGCGGTGGAAGCTGGAGACCCTGGAGAGCGGGCTCTCCGGCGAGGGCCGCAGGGCCCGGGACTTCGTCTGCGGGCTCGCGCAGAGGATGCGACGGGCCTCGGAGCGAGCTGAGGACAGGGCCAAGAAGGATGAGCCCAGGAATGTCAAGTTCAGCTGGATCTTTGATAGGGAAGTGATTGTCTAATCACTTGGTTTGGTTGCTGACTTCCGAGTCTGAGAGGATCACACCATGGCGCTGTCTGTCAGTGCCATTGTCACACTGTGTTTATGTATCCGCAATGCCGTAATTATGCTTTCTGATACTCGAAGCCCTTAAAAAAGCCAGCAGAATGTATGTTCTGGAATCTTGACAAGATATGATTCGGTTGTTCGGTTTCGATCCTACGAGTAACTGACACGAGCATATAAAACGGAGCAAAAAATGTTTAGCATTCTGTGGGCTCAGTAGTCAGTACCCAGTACCCACTACTTAGTTAATCGGACATGGGATAATTGAAAGCCAATAAGCATCCATTGATCATTGGATTTATAATAAGATTTCCTACAAGACTACAAGTTTGAAATCGAGAAGATATGTGCATCTCATATATTTCATATCCCTGCGTCcattttggcaaaaaaaaaatcctagaaatatATTGACTActgttggcaaaaaaaaaaaatctttcacgaacaagtacggcgagagccAACTCACTGTAATAGCTCAAGTttagagaaaaaatagagagaaaaagaatgcCGACGATAATGAAAAATCTGATGCCCCTTTGGCATCGTATGTCCATGATTAGTATTTATATTGTTTTTCAGAACGTAAGTATACAAATATAACCATATAGGAATCAAGATACAAGTTATCACTATATAATCCAGACCTAGGGCTAGTCTAAGTAAAACATAGCTAAGGCCTGGGTAAATTTTCAACTTTACTCTGATAACATCATATAATGGAGGAAACGGTTGTTGGTATCGGGTTTTGAGAAGGAAATTTCCACTAGTCATGTGAACGTATGACTTATCATAATAGTTTATTTATGTTGAATTTTTAGTAATTTGGTAAGACCAtcattgtcggtgtattcagaaccaggggtccctaagtcccgaggccaggccggctatccaccacatgtcaccaccctgcgaggtaagaaaacgctaagtcccaggagaaggtgctcggggccgccgcctctggttcccgagcaccctagttccccgatgatctgcagggtccaaatactaagaccgaagtgctcgggagagagtgctcggggctgcacgtggcagcccccgaggactcggttccccgaaggccccaccaaagtgctcgggagagagtgctcggggttgcacgtggcagcccccgaggactcggtgccccgaaggtcccaccgaagtgctcgggagaaagtgctctgggctgcacgtggcagcccctgaggacttggtgccccgaaggtcccaccgaagtgctcgggagagagtgctcggggctgcacgtggcagcccccgaggactcggtgccccgaaggtcccaccgcagtactcggga includes:
- the LOC133925837 gene encoding stearoyl-[acyl-carrier-protein] 9-desaturase 1, chloroplastic-like encodes the protein MNTDRQASCRNLSQNHCTHGFSAHQPRSSLSHPVFQIIYARRRSQSKKSTHSLSLHSHSPPPAHRAQLTMQAQGIVVRARGPVAMAPTPARRRQCRVSAAVAAPAVRARVTHSMPPEKVEVFRSLEGWAARSLLPLLKPVEECWQPTDFLPDSSSEMFQHDVRELRARAAGLPDEYFVVLVGDMVTEEALPTYQTMINTLDGVRDETGASACPWAVWTRAWTAEENRHGDILGKYMYLSGRVDMRMVEKTVQYLIGSGMDPRTENNPYLGFVYTSFQERATAVSHGNTARLAKAHGDEVLARTCGTIAADEKRHETAYGRIVEQLLQLDPEGAMLAIADMMRKRITMPAHLMHDGRDTNLFEHFAAVAQRIGVYTARDYADIVEFLVKRWKLETLESGLSGEGRRARDFVCGLAQRMRRASERAEDRAKKDEPRNVKFSWIFDREVIV